The Pimelobacter simplex genomic sequence TCGCGGCCAGCGTCGCGACCGCCTCCGGGACCACGGCCACGGCTCAGGCCGTGCCCGGCGTCGGCGGGTCCGGGAGGTCGTACCCGGAGCCGCCCACGGACTCGTCGAGCGCGGCCCGCCACGACCCGTCGTCGATGTACTGCTTCAGCGCGGCGTCGACCTTCGCGACCAGCGCGGTGTCGCCCTTGCGCACGCCGATGCCGTAGCGCTCGTCGGTGAACCCGTCGCCGACGACCTTGAGCTTGCCGCGGTAGCGGTCCTCGCTCGCGTAGCCCGCGAGGATCAGGTCGTCGGTCGTGACCGCGTCGACCTTGCCGTCGAGCAGCGCCTCGACGCAGGCCGAGTAGCGCGGGTACTCCTTGAGCGTGATGTCGCCCTTGTAGTGCTCGGTGACGTAGTCCGACGAGGTCGTCCCGGTGACCGAGCAGAGCACCCGGCCGTGCAGCGTCTTGGGGCCGGTGATCTCGGTGTCGTTGCGCCGGATCAGCAGGTCCTGGTGGGCGACGAAGTAGGGACCGGCGAAGTCGACCTGCTGCTTGCGCTCGTCGGTGATCGAGTAGGTCGCGACGACGAGGTCGGCCTGGCCGCTGGTGAGCAGCTCCTCGCGGTCGGCGGGATCGGCACGGACCCAGGTGATGTCGTCGTCGTCGACGCCGAGCGCCTCGGCGACGTAGGTGGCGGTGTCGACGTCGAAGCCGCTGTAGTCGTCGCCGTCCTTGAACCCGACGCCCGGCTCGTCGTACGAGATGCCGATGGTGAGCTTGCCGCCCGCCTCGGCGCCCTCGACGAGGTCGGGCTTCTTGATCTCGCCGCTGTCGCCGCACGCGGCGAGGCCGGTGCCGAGCAGGGCGGCGAGCACGACGCCGCAGGTACCGCGGCGCAGGGTCGGGGCGGGCATCACACGTCCTCCCGTCCGGTGGCGGGCAAGGGTTCCTCGTCGACGTACCGGGGACCGTCGTCGGTCCACACCGACTGCATCCGGCCGCCGGTGTTGGCGATCACCTGGGGCCGCACGACCAGCCAGCCGATGCCCAGCACGAGCGCGATCACCGGGATGCCGATGACCACGACGAGGAAGTTCGTCTTCTCCCAGAAGTACGGCGAGGCCTGCCACCCGGAGATGGCCATGCCCACGATCACCAGCCCCAGGAAGACCAGCCCGGCGATCGACGTCCACGGCGACAGGGGTGCCTGGAACGGGCTGGGTGGGATGACGCCGCGGTCGGAGAGCCGCCGCAGCCGGATCTGGCACAGGAAGATCGAGGCCCAGGTGAACACCACCCCGATCGCCGCCGCCTCGAGCGCGATCTCGAAGGCGTGCTCGGCGACCGCGTTGAGCAGCGCGCCGAAGACGTAGACCACCGAGGTCATCACGATGCCGGCCCACGGGACGCCCGAGGAGCTCATGCTCAGCGTGAACGACGGCGCCTGCTTGGACATGCCGAGGCTGCGCAGCACCCGCCCGGTCGAGTAGAGCCCGGAGTTGAGGCTCGACATCGCCGCGATGATGAGGATCATCTGGATCGCCGCGCCCATCCAGTTGAGCCCGAGCCGGTCGAAGACCGTGACGAACGGGCTGATCCCGGGCACGAACTCGCTGGTCGGCAGCATCGAGACCAGCAGCAGGATCGAGCCGCAGTAGAACACCGCGATCCGCATGATCACCGCGTTGACGGCCTTGGGCACCTCGCGCTCGGCGTCCTCCATCTCGCCCGCGGCGACACCGACCATCTCGATCGCGGCGTACGCGAAGATCACGCCCGACATCACCAGGATGGGTCCGTACCACTCGAAGCCGCCGGAGGCCGGCCAGAAGCCGCCCGGGTTGCTCCACAGGTTCTGGAAGCCCGCCTCGTGACCGCCGATGTCGAAGCGGCCGATCACGACGACCAGGCCGACCACGAGGAAGACCACGATCGCGGCGACCTTGAGGATCGCGGCCCAGAACTCGAACTCGCCGAACGCCCGCGCCGAGAGCAGGTTGATCACCAGCACCACGGCCAGCGCGACGAGCACGGTGATCCACTTCGGCAGGTCCGGGAACCAGTACTGCATGTAGAGACCGACCGCGGAGAGCTCCGCGATTCCGGTCAGGGCCCAGTTGAGCCAGTACATCCAGCCGGTGACGTACGCCGCGCCCTCGCCGTAGAACTCGCGCATGTAGGACACGAACGCACCCGACGTCGCCCGGTGCAGCACCAGCTCACCGAGCGCCCGCATCAGGAAGTAGGCGATCATCCCGACGAAGGCATAGCTGAACAGCAGCGCCGGTCCGGTGCTGTGCAGCCTGCTGGCCGAGCCGAGGAACAGGCCGGTGCCGATGGCCCCGCCGATCGCGATCATCTGGACGTGCCTGCGGCCGAGCGTCTGCTTGTAGCCGACCTGCTCGGCGTCGAGCGCCGACGGGGCGCCTTCCACTGCTGTCATGCGCACACTCCCTAGGGACGGCACCGGCCCCGAGTGGCCGGCGCACAAGTCGCGTCCGCGCATCGTCCACCCACGACGCGCCGCATGACAAGGAGTCACCCGGCGCGTCGGACGATCACCAGGGTGAGGGCTCGTAGTCCTTGACGAAGCAGCCGTAGAGGTCCTCGCCCGCCTCGCCGCGCACGATCGGGTCGTAGACCCGCGCCGCACCGTCGACCAGGTCGAGCGGCGCGTGCCACCCCTCGGCCGCGATCCGCAGCTTCTCGTGGTGCGGCCGCTCGTCGGTGATCCAGCCCGTGTCGACGGCCGTCATCAGGATCTTGTCGGTCTCGAACATCTCGCCCGACGACGTCCGGGTCATCATGTTGAGCGCGGCCTTGGCCATGTTGGTGTGCGGGTGCCCCGCCCCCTTGTAGCGCCGCGAGAACTGCCCCTCCATCGCCGAGACGTTGACGATGTAGGCCCGCCGCGCGCCGTTCTGGACCGCGGCCCGCAGCGCCGGGCGCAGCCGGGAGTTGATGAGGAACGGCGCGATCGAGTTGCAGAACTGCACCTCCAGCAGCTCCAGCGGGTCGACCTCGTCGAGCACCTGGGTCCAGGAGTTGTTGTCCTGGATGTCGGGGATCAGCCCGCCCGCGTCGATCGCCGTCCCGGCCAGGTGCTGCTCCAGCGAGGCATTGCCCGCCTTGAGCGCCAGCGCCGTCAGCGACGCCGCGTTGTGCGCCGCCACCGCCGCCTCCGCCGACTCACCGTCGTGGTGGGCCACCGCAGTCGTCGACAGCGCGCCCGCGATCGCCGCCGGGTGCGCCTCGGAGATCCGGTCGAAGGTGACCATCTCGGGCAGTGCCTTCACCCCCAGCGACTCGGCTGTCGGGAGTGCCGCGTTCTCGCCGTCGATGAGGTGGGAGTAGGCGCCGGGGAGGCGTCGTACGGTCTGGCAGGCGTTGTTGACGATGATGTCGAGCGGCCCGTCGGCCGCGACGTCGTCGGTCAGCGAGATCACCTGGGTGGGATCGCGCAGGTCGATCCCCACCACCTTGAGCCGGTGCAGCCAGTCGGCGGAGTCCTCCATCGCGGCGAAGCGCCGTACGGCGTCCTTGGGGAAGCGCGTCGTGATCGTCGTGTGCGCCCCGTCGCGCAGCAGCCGCAGCGCGATGTACATCCCGATCTTGGCCCGCCCGCCCGTCAGCAGCGCCCGCTTGCCCGTCAGGTCCGTGCGCTGGTCGCGCTTGGCATGGCTCATCGCCGCGCACCGCGGGCACAGCCAGTGGTAGAACGCGTCGACGAGCGTGAAGTCCTCCTTGCAGATGTAGCACCCGCGCGCCGTGATCAGCTCCCCCGCGAACGCCCCCTGCGCCGTCGACACCAACGGGATCCCCGCCGTCTCGTCATCGATCCGCATCGCCGACCCGGTCGCCGTCTTCTCGATGATCTCCTGGTCGTGCTTCTGCCGCTCCATCCGGATCTCGGCCCGCCGCGCCCGCTTGATCATCTTGTACATGTACGACGCCGCCCGCTTCACGGTGCGGATGTCATCGTGGTCCGGCGGCAGCTGCGGCAGCTGCCCCAGGACCTTGAGGGCGATCGCGAGCTCGTCGGGGTCGATCCCGCTCAGCTGCTCGGAGGGGTCGACGAAGTACGGGCTGGGCACTGCCGAATCGTACGTGCGGCTCAGCCCAGACCACGGATCAGGCCCGCGACCAGCGGATGCACCGGCACCTCACCCGCCACCTGCGCCCGCAGCCCGGCCTCGCTCGCCGCGACCACCGTGGTCTCCTCGAACTCGGGCTCGGTGCCGTGGACGACGGCGCCGTCCATCGTACGGGTGGCTAGGTAGGCGTACGCCCCCTCCACCGACATCAGCACCACCCGGTGCCCCCGCCAGAACTCCCGGATCGCGGCCTCCTCGGCGGCGCTCCCGGCGGCCTCGAGGCTCATCTGCTCGAAGGCATCCGGCCCGAAGGCGGCATCGGCAGGCCCCTCATCAGCCCCCACGAACCAGACCACAGGATCCACCCGGCCGACGATAGGCCCCAAAGCCGACGCAAGACCCGCAGAGGTCGAGGTGGCGGCCGCATAGCGGCGGCGCGGGCGGAGCCCGTGCCGTTGTCGCGCCGCCCAGCCGGCCGTCCAGGGCCCCGCAGTCAAGGACGGGCGAAGCCCGCCGCGAAGCGGACCGAGCGAAGCGAGGGTCCTTGACGGCGGGGGACGGCCGGCTAAGCGCGGCCGCCACCGCAACCACGTTCACCAGCCAGGCACCCGAGCACCCTCGGCGCAGCAACCCAGCGACTTCGTGCCAGGAACCCTGCGACCTCGACCCAGAAACCCCGCAACCTCGGCGCCGGAACCCCGCGCCCTCGGCAGCCGGCAGCAGCACCCCGCGTTGACCCGGCCCCCGCAGCCTCCTAGGCTCAGCGACGCACAACTGAACATCGCGCTGTTCGAACCCCAGCGGGAGAGTCTCCGTCCCACGAGGACGGGGCGCCGAAGGAGCAAATCTCCCCAAGAATCTCTCAGGCACCCTGACCGCTGGGACGAGGCGAACTCTGGAAAGTCGGACCGGATCCACCGGTCCGCACCCACGGTGCAAGCCGTCCGACCGGACGGTGAAGCTCTCAGGTAGCGATGACAGAGCGGGGAGGCAACCCAGCCACGAGCGCGGCGCGAGCCGGCTCTCCACGAGGAAGCCTCCCAATGACCACGACCCCCGCAGGGACCCCGCAGGACGCTCCGCAGAGCACGCCGCGGCTCACCCCGCTGCACGAGGTGCACCGCGCGCTCGGTGCGTCGTTCACCGACTTCGCGGGCTGGCAGATGCCGGTCCGGTACGGCTCGGAGACCGCCGAGCACCGCGCCGTCCGTACGACGGCCGGACTCTTCGACCTGACCCACATGGGCGAGATCGAGTTGAGCGGGCCCGGGGCCGGCGCCGCGCTCGACCGGGCGCTGGTGGGCCGGCCGTCGGCGATCGGTGTCGGCCGGGCACGCTACTCCATGATCTGTGCCGAGGACGGCGGGATCATCGACGACCTGGTCGTCTACCGGCTGGCCGACGAGCACTTCCTGGTCGTCGCGAACGCGAGCAATGTCGCCGTGGTGGCGCCCGAGCTCGCCGCCCGCGCCCAGGGGTACGACGTCGAGGTCCGCGACACGTCGGCCGACTGGGCGCTGCTGGCGGTCCAGGGTCCCGCGTCGGCGGAGATCCTGGCCGGGCTGACCGAGCTGCACGTCCCCGACCTCAAGTACTACGCGATCGACGCCGGCACGGTCGCCGGGATCGACGTGCTGCTGGCCCGCACCGGCTACACCGGAGAGGACGGCTTCGAGGTCTACTGCAGGCCGGACAACGCCGCGGCGATCTGGGCGGCGCTCAGCGAGGCCGGCCAGGCGCACGGCCTGGTCCCGGCGGGCCTGGCGTGCCGCGACACGCTGCGGCTCGAGGCGGGCATGCCGCTCTACGGTCACGAGCTCGACCGGGAGACGACGCCCTTCGAGGCGAACCTCGGGCGGGTCGTCGTCCTCGGCAAGCCCGAGGGCTTCGTCGGCGACGCCGCGCTGGCACGGCGCAAGGAGGAGGGCCCGCAGCGCGTGCTCGTCGGCCTGGTCTCGTCCGGTCGGCGCTCGCCGCGGGCCGGCTACCCGGTGCACGACCCGGCGACCGGTGCCGAGGTCGGCATCGTCACGAGCGGCTCGCCCTCCCCCACGCTGGAGAAGCCGATCGCGATGGCCTACGTGCCGCCGGCGCTGGCCGAGCCGGGCACCCGCCTGGCCGTGTCCCTGCGCGGCACCCTCGAGGACGCCGAGGTCGTCGCGCTCCCGTTCTACACCCGCACCCGCTGAGCCCAGCCCACGACTTCCAGGAGATCACCATGACCAACCCCACGAACCTCCAGTACACCGCCGAGCACGAGTGGGTCGCCCTCGACGGCGACCTCGCCAAGGTCGGCGTGACCGCCTACGCCGCCGACGCCCTCGGCGACGTCGTGTACGTCGACCTCCCCCAGGTCGGCGCCTCCGTCACCGCCGGCGAGTCCTGCGGCGAGCTCGAGTCCACCAAGTCCGTCAGCGACCTCTACGCCCCGGTCACCGGCGAGGTCGTCGAGGTCAACGACGCCGTCGACGCCGACCCGAGCCTGGTCAACAGCGACCCCTTCGGCGCCGGCTGGCTGTTCGTCGTCAAGGTCACCGCGCCCGGCGAGCTGATCGACGCCGCGGCCTACGAAGCCCTCCTGGACGCCTGATGGCCCCGGCCGTGCTCGACCAGTCCCTTGCCTCCTTCGACCCCGACGTCCACGCGGCGATCACCGCCGAGCTCGCCCGCCAGCAGGGCACGCTCGAGCTCATCGCGTCCGAGAACTTCGCCCCCGTCGCGGTGATGGAGGCGCAGGGCTCGGTCCTGACCAACAAGTACGCCGAGGGCTACCCCGGCCGCCGCTACTACGGCGGCTGCGAGCACGTCGACGTCATCGAGCAGCTCGCGATCGACCGGGTCAAGGACCTCTTCGGAGCCGAGGCCGCCAACGTGCAGCCGCACTCCGGCGCCCAGGCCAACGCGGCCGCGATGTTCGCGCTGCTCGATCCCGGCGACACGATCCTCGGGCTCGACCTGGCGCACGGTGGGCACCTGACCCACGGCATGCGGCTCAACTTCTCCGGCAAGCTCTACGACGTCGTCGCCTACCACGTCGACCCGGCCGACTTCCGGGTCGACATGGCCGAGGTCGAGCGGCTCGCCGTGCTCCACGAGCCCAAGCTGATCGTGGCCGGCTGGTCGGCGTACCCGCGCCAGCTGGACTTCGCCGAGTTCCGCCGGATCGCCGACCTCGTGGGCGCCTACCTGATGGTCGACATGGCCCACTTCGCCGGACTCGTCGCGACCGGCCTGCACCCGAGCCCGGTCCCCTACGCCGACATCGTCACCACGACGACGCACAAGACCCTCGGCGGACCGCGTGGCGGCGTCATCCTCAGCAAGGCCGCGCTGGCCAAGAAGATCAACAGCGCGGTCTTCCCCGGTCAGCAGGGCGGGCCGCTGGAGCACGTCGTCGCGGCCAAGGCCGTGGCCTTCAAGATGGCCGCGTCGCCGGAGTTCAAGGAGCGCCAGGAGCGCACGCTCGAGGGCGCCCGGATCATCGCCGAGCGACTCACCCGGCCCGACGTGGTCGAGGCGGGCGTCTCGGTGCTGACCGGCGGCACCGAGGTCCACCTCGTGCTCGTCGACCTGCGCGACTCCGAGCTCGACGGCCAGCAGGCCGAGGACCGGCTCCACGGCATCGGGCTGACGGTCAAC encodes the following:
- a CDS encoding SDR family NAD(P)-dependent oxidoreductase; the protein is MPSPYFVDPSEQLSGIDPDELAIALKVLGQLPQLPPDHDDIRTVKRAASYMYKMIKRARRAEIRMERQKHDQEIIEKTATGSAMRIDDETAGIPLVSTAQGAFAGELITARGCYICKEDFTLVDAFYHWLCPRCAAMSHAKRDQRTDLTGKRALLTGGRAKIGMYIALRLLRDGAHTTITTRFPKDAVRRFAAMEDSADWLHRLKVVGIDLRDPTQVISLTDDVAADGPLDIIVNNACQTVRRLPGAYSHLIDGENAALPTAESLGVKALPEMVTFDRISEAHPAAIAGALSTTAVAHHDGESAEAAVAAHNAASLTALALKAGNASLEQHLAGTAIDAGGLIPDIQDNNSWTQVLDEVDPLELLEVQFCNSIAPFLINSRLRPALRAAVQNGARRAYIVNVSAMEGQFSRRYKGAGHPHTNMAKAALNMMTRTSSGEMFETDKILMTAVDTGWITDERPHHEKLRIAAEGWHAPLDLVDGAARVYDPIVRGEAGEDLYGCFVKDYEPSPW
- the gcvT gene encoding glycine cleavage system aminomethyltransferase GcvT, yielding MTTTPAGTPQDAPQSTPRLTPLHEVHRALGASFTDFAGWQMPVRYGSETAEHRAVRTTAGLFDLTHMGEIELSGPGAGAALDRALVGRPSAIGVGRARYSMICAEDGGIIDDLVVYRLADEHFLVVANASNVAVVAPELAARAQGYDVEVRDTSADWALLAVQGPASAEILAGLTELHVPDLKYYAIDAGTVAGIDVLLARTGYTGEDGFEVYCRPDNAAAIWAALSEAGQAHGLVPAGLACRDTLRLEAGMPLYGHELDRETTPFEANLGRVVVLGKPEGFVGDAALARRKEEGPQRVLVGLVSSGRRSPRAGYPVHDPATGAEVGIVTSGSPSPTLEKPIAMAYVPPALAEPGTRLAVSLRGTLEDAEVVALPFYTRTR
- a CDS encoding glutamate ABC transporter substrate-binding protein, encoding MPAPTLRRGTCGVVLAALLGTGLAACGDSGEIKKPDLVEGAEAGGKLTIGISYDEPGVGFKDGDDYSGFDVDTATYVAEALGVDDDDITWVRADPADREELLTSGQADLVVATYSITDERKQQVDFAGPYFVAHQDLLIRRNDTEITGPKTLHGRVLCSVTGTTSSDYVTEHYKGDITLKEYPRYSACVEALLDGKVDAVTTDDLILAGYASEDRYRGKLKVVGDGFTDERYGIGVRKGDTALVAKVDAALKQYIDDGSWRAALDESVGGSGYDLPDPPTPGTA
- a CDS encoding amino acid permease, whose amino-acid sequence is MTAVEGAPSALDAEQVGYKQTLGRRHVQMIAIGGAIGTGLFLGSASRLHSTGPALLFSYAFVGMIAYFLMRALGELVLHRATSGAFVSYMREFYGEGAAYVTGWMYWLNWALTGIAELSAVGLYMQYWFPDLPKWITVLVALAVVLVINLLSARAFGEFEFWAAILKVAAIVVFLVVGLVVVIGRFDIGGHEAGFQNLWSNPGGFWPASGGFEWYGPILVMSGVIFAYAAIEMVGVAAGEMEDAEREVPKAVNAVIMRIAVFYCGSILLLVSMLPTSEFVPGISPFVTVFDRLGLNWMGAAIQMILIIAAMSSLNSGLYSTGRVLRSLGMSKQAPSFTLSMSSSGVPWAGIVMTSVVYVFGALLNAVAEHAFEIALEAAAIGVVFTWASIFLCQIRLRRLSDRGVIPPSPFQAPLSPWTSIAGLVFLGLVIVGMAISGWQASPYFWEKTNFLVVVIGIPVIALVLGIGWLVVRPQVIANTGGRMQSVWTDDGPRYVDEEPLPATGREDV
- the gcvH gene encoding glycine cleavage system protein GcvH → MTNPTNLQYTAEHEWVALDGDLAKVGVTAYAADALGDVVYVDLPQVGASVTAGESCGELESTKSVSDLYAPVTGEVVEVNDAVDADPSLVNSDPFGAGWLFVVKVTAPGELIDAAAYEALLDA
- the glyA gene encoding serine hydroxymethyltransferase, producing the protein MAPAVLDQSLASFDPDVHAAITAELARQQGTLELIASENFAPVAVMEAQGSVLTNKYAEGYPGRRYYGGCEHVDVIEQLAIDRVKDLFGAEAANVQPHSGAQANAAAMFALLDPGDTILGLDLAHGGHLTHGMRLNFSGKLYDVVAYHVDPADFRVDMAEVERLAVLHEPKLIVAGWSAYPRQLDFAEFRRIADLVGAYLMVDMAHFAGLVATGLHPSPVPYADIVTTTTHKTLGGPRGGVILSKAALAKKINSAVFPGQQGGPLEHVVAAKAVAFKMAASPEFKERQERTLEGARIIAERLTRPDVVEAGVSVLTGGTEVHLVLVDLRDSELDGQQAEDRLHGIGLTVNRNAVPFDPRPPMVTSGLRIGTPALATRGFGAEAFAEVADVIAEALKPSYDEGTAAKLRDRVAALAAAHPLYPGLS